In Mastigocladopsis repens PCC 10914, a single window of DNA contains:
- the psb28 gene encoding photosystem II reaction center protein Psb28, which translates to MAQIQFSRGLSEEVIPDVRLTRSRSGDSATATFIFQNPKALSNDNTEEITGMYLIDEEGEIVTREVKGKFVNGKPEALEAVYLMKSKEEWERFMRFMERYAEENGLEFSKSE; encoded by the coding sequence ATGGCTCAAATTCAGTTTTCCAGAGGTCTGAGCGAAGAAGTTATTCCAGACGTGCGCCTGACGCGATCGCGCAGTGGTGATAGCGCAACAGCGACGTTTATCTTCCAAAATCCCAAGGCTTTGAGTAACGACAATACCGAAGAAATCACCGGGATGTACTTGATTGACGAAGAAGGGGAAATTGTTACCCGTGAAGTTAAGGGGAAATTTGTCAACGGCAAACCAGAAGCATTAGAAGCAGTTTATCTAATGAAATCCAAAGAAGAGTGGGAGCGCTTTATGCGGTTTATGGAGCGTTATGCTGAAGAAAATGGTCTGGAATTTAGTAAATCAGAATAA
- the dtd gene encoding D-aminoacyl-tRNA deacylase — protein MRVIIQRVKLSQVSVNGEIVGKIGRGLNLLVGIADTDTNAELDWMVRKCLELRLFPDEEGGDRWQKSVQEIGGELLVVSQFTLYGDCRKGRRPSFDRSAAPQAAEDLYNRFVGKLRESGLRVETGQFGAMMQVFIENDGPVTLLLERETI, from the coding sequence ATGCGCGTCATTATCCAGAGAGTCAAATTATCTCAAGTGAGTGTTAACGGTGAAATTGTCGGCAAAATTGGACGGGGACTAAACTTGCTCGTCGGTATTGCTGATACTGATACCAATGCTGAACTTGACTGGATGGTGCGTAAGTGTCTGGAATTGCGACTGTTTCCCGATGAGGAAGGAGGCGACCGTTGGCAAAAATCTGTACAAGAAATTGGCGGCGAGTTGCTGGTCGTGAGTCAGTTCACGCTTTACGGCGACTGTCGCAAAGGTCGCCGTCCCTCCTTTGACCGTTCAGCAGCCCCTCAAGCAGCAGAAGATTTGTATAACCGCTTTGTTGGCAAGTTAAGGGAAAGTGGTTTGCGAGTGGAAACAGGTCAATTTGGGGCAATGATGCAAGTCTTTATTGAGAATGACGGTCCTGTTACTTTGTTACTAGAGCGAGAAACAATATAA
- a CDS encoding CobW family GTP-binding protein encodes MQAVSSESKSMDAPKHGLPVTIITGFLGSGKTTLLNHILTNQQGLKTAVLVNEFGEIGIDNELIISTDDNNSMVELSNGCICCTINSDLVDAVYKVLERQDKIDYLVVETTGLADPLPVALTFLGTELRDLTRLDSIITVVDAANYSLDLFNSQAAYSQIAYGDVILLNKTDLVSQAELETLEAKIREVKEGARIIRTARSQVPLPLILSVGLFETDKYFDDVTDEHGHDHHHDEHDHEHEHHHHDHDHSECGHDHEHEHHHHHHSDHLENDGFTSLSFQSDKPFAIRKFQHFLDNQLPETIFRAKGIMWFDESPKRHIFHLCGKRFTLDDDEWKGEKKNQLVLIGQNLDHETLLKQLENCVCLPSTTRGQGFGKK; translated from the coding sequence ATGCAAGCAGTTAGTTCCGAATCAAAATCAATGGATGCGCCGAAACACGGATTACCAGTAACAATTATTACTGGATTTCTCGGTAGCGGTAAGACGACTTTACTTAATCATATCCTGACCAATCAGCAGGGACTGAAAACCGCTGTTTTAGTGAATGAATTTGGTGAAATAGGCATCGATAACGAGTTAATTATCTCCACTGACGATAATAACAGTATGGTGGAGTTGAGTAACGGTTGTATCTGCTGCACTATAAATAGTGATTTGGTCGATGCCGTTTACAAAGTTTTGGAACGCCAAGACAAAATAGATTATCTCGTTGTGGAAACAACTGGACTGGCAGATCCCCTACCAGTTGCTCTCACATTTCTTGGCACAGAGTTACGCGATTTAACTCGTCTGGATTCAATTATTACTGTCGTAGACGCGGCAAATTATAGCCTGGATTTATTCAATTCCCAGGCGGCTTATAGCCAAATTGCCTATGGTGATGTGATTCTGCTGAACAAAACGGATTTAGTTTCTCAAGCAGAGTTAGAGACGCTGGAAGCAAAAATTCGGGAAGTTAAGGAAGGAGCGAGAATTATTCGCACCGCAAGGTCTCAAGTCCCACTCCCCTTAATTCTCAGCGTCGGTCTATTTGAGACAGACAAGTATTTTGATGATGTTACCGATGAGCATGGTCATGACCATCACCATGATGAGCATGACCATGAACATGAACACCATCATCACGACCATGACCACTCTGAATGTGGTCATGACCACGAGCACGAACATCACCATCACCATCATTCTGACCATTTAGAAAATGATGGTTTTACTTCATTGTCTTTCCAAAGTGACAAACCTTTTGCTATTAGGAAGTTTCAACATTTCTTAGATAACCAACTCCCTGAGACTATCTTCCGCGCTAAAGGGATTATGTGGTTTGATGAAAGTCCTAAACGTCATATTTTCCACCTTTGCGGTAAACGTTTTACTTTGGATGATGATGAGTGGAAAGGTGAGAAGAAAAACCAGTTGGTGCTAATAGGTCAAAATCTCGATCATGAGACTTTGCTAAAACAACTGGAAAACTGCGTCTGTCTTCCTTCGACCACTCGCGGTCAAGGTTTTGGGAAAAAATGA
- the cysS gene encoding cysteine--tRNA ligase, whose product MTLTVYNTLTRRQEPFKTVESGKVKMYYCGVTVYDYCHLGHARACIVWDVVRRYLQFLNYEVRFIQNFTDIDDKILNRARQENSSMEAVSERFIQAYFEDMRRLGIKDADEYPRATHTMNGIVRLIHELENKGFAYPAQGDVYYAVHQFREYGKLSGRKLEDMQAGASERVNVDDPEYQKKKDPFDFALWKAAKPGEPAWESPWGEGRPGWHIECSAMVRDRLGETIDIHAGGADLIFPHHENEIAQSEAVTGQPLAHYWMHNGMVKVDGEKMSKSLGNFITIRELLDRGVDPVALRLFVLQAHYRKPIDFTDEAIAAATNGWQTIKEGLLFGEQYGKQLGWEIEDKGNGEKFFASYIERFQEAVNDDFNFPGGLAVLFELAKELRREGNLLVHEGKTEVPPNELLLQWQTLVTLAQVLGLEAKMEVETPESSGISDAEIEALIHKRQDARKAKNFAEADRVRDELQAQGITLIDSREGTRWHRN is encoded by the coding sequence ATGACCCTAACTGTTTACAATACACTCACCCGTCGTCAGGAACCCTTTAAAACCGTCGAATCCGGAAAAGTTAAGATGTATTACTGCGGCGTGACAGTGTACGACTACTGTCATTTGGGTCATGCCAGAGCTTGCATTGTTTGGGATGTCGTGCGTCGATACCTCCAATTTCTCAACTATGAAGTGCGCTTCATCCAAAATTTTACCGATATTGATGACAAGATTCTCAACCGAGCGCGGCAAGAAAACTCATCAATGGAGGCTGTCTCTGAGCGCTTTATTCAAGCATATTTTGAGGATATGAGGCGGCTTGGAATTAAAGATGCCGATGAGTATCCTCGTGCGACTCACACGATGAATGGCATTGTGCGGCTCATTCATGAGTTGGAAAATAAAGGCTTCGCTTACCCTGCTCAGGGCGATGTTTACTACGCAGTCCACCAATTCCGTGAATATGGTAAACTTTCCGGACGCAAATTAGAAGATATGCAAGCCGGAGCCAGTGAGCGGGTGAATGTGGACGATCCAGAGTATCAGAAGAAGAAAGACCCATTTGACTTTGCATTGTGGAAAGCAGCAAAACCGGGAGAACCCGCGTGGGAATCACCTTGGGGTGAAGGTCGTCCGGGGTGGCATATTGAATGCTCCGCAATGGTGCGCGATCGCCTGGGTGAGACAATTGATATTCACGCTGGAGGTGCTGACTTAATTTTCCCCCATCATGAAAATGAAATCGCTCAGTCAGAAGCTGTGACGGGACAACCATTGGCGCATTACTGGATGCACAACGGCATGGTGAAGGTGGATGGGGAAAAAATGTCCAAGTCTTTGGGCAACTTTATCACGATTCGCGAATTACTGGATCGAGGAGTTGACCCAGTGGCGCTACGGTTGTTTGTCCTGCAAGCGCATTACCGCAAGCCAATTGATTTTACCGATGAAGCGATCGCCGCAGCAACAAACGGCTGGCAAACAATCAAAGAAGGTTTGCTCTTCGGTGAACAGTACGGTAAACAACTGGGTTGGGAAATAGAGGACAAGGGGAATGGAGAAAAATTCTTTGCATCATACATTGAGCGCTTCCAAGAAGCTGTCAATGATGACTTTAATTTCCCCGGTGGTTTAGCAGTCCTGTTTGAATTAGCCAAAGAACTGCGTCGTGAGGGAAATCTCCTAGTGCATGAGGGAAAAACTGAGGTACCGCCCAATGAGTTACTGTTGCAGTGGCAGACTCTTGTTACATTAGCTCAAGTTCTGGGTTTAGAAGCCAAGATGGAAGTGGAAACACCCGAAAGTAGCGGTATAAGCGATGCGGAAATAGAAGCGTTGATTCACAAAAGGCAGGATGCGCGTAAAGCGAAGAATTTTGCTGAAGCCGATCGCGTTCGTGACGAACTACAAGCACAAGGTATTACCCTCATTGATAGTCGTGAAGGCACCAGATGGCACCGCAACTAA
- a CDS encoding four helix bundle protein, with protein sequence MTSPNKAITDRTFEFAVRIVKCKVLDESPGVAQTLSKQLIKSGTSIGANVEESQSAQSTADFVNKLEIALKEAKETRYWIRLLMATEIHARKSFIICSRGN encoded by the coding sequence ATGACGAGTCCAAATAAAGCAATTACAGATAGGACGTTTGAGTTTGCTGTCCGTATCGTTAAATGCAAGGTATTAGATGAAAGTCCGGGAGTGGCACAAACACTATCCAAACAGTTAATAAAGTCTGGAACATCAATTGGGGCAAATGTTGAAGAATCCCAATCGGCACAGAGTACAGCAGATTTTGTTAACAAGCTAGAAATTGCTTTAAAAGAAGCAAAAGAAACCAGATACTGGATAAGACTTTTGATGGCGACTGAGATTCATGCCAGAAAGTCGTTTATTATCTGTTCTAGGGGAAATTAA
- a CDS encoding TldD/PmbA family protein produces MWSELTKAIAQINLPADWLGIRVVKETSYNRHVRDGIPQSNSKSSTIGAMLEVMVNGCIGYAATNSLQVQDLQSAAKTAYKQALVASEWWIYPFQAARERPKVIGQYTSPFLESLDALSPGEINDLLVRICQTLKVSDQIVQTTALASLSERETWFVSSNGSEVYQKFMFFGTHYGATSQDGAIVQQRSNNGWQANCYQGGLELFQEADLGLRVQQIGEQAIELLTAEECPKTRTPLVLAPDQMMLQIHESVGHPVEIDRILGDERNYAGGSFVNKSDFGTLVYGSPMMNITFDPTVPGEFASYGFDDTGAVATREYLIKEGVLMRGLGSLESQARAGVPGVACARACSWNRPAIDRMANLNLEPGEASFEEIIAGLEHGVYMESNRSWSIDDRRYKFQFGCEYAKLIENGKLTKTLRNPNYRATTPEFWHSLVQVGNSSTWEMYGTPYCGKGEPNQAIWVGHGSPVCVFGNVEVFGGGS; encoded by the coding sequence ATGTGGTCTGAACTCACCAAGGCTATTGCTCAAATAAATCTACCTGCTGATTGGCTCGGTATTAGAGTCGTCAAAGAGACTTCTTATAACCGTCATGTTCGTGACGGTATACCTCAAAGCAACAGCAAATCCTCTACTATAGGAGCCATGCTGGAAGTCATGGTCAACGGCTGTATAGGGTATGCAGCTACCAATTCCCTGCAAGTACAAGACCTGCAATCTGCTGCTAAAACTGCGTATAAACAAGCACTCGTTGCCAGTGAGTGGTGGATATATCCGTTTCAAGCAGCCAGAGAGCGCCCTAAAGTTATCGGTCAGTATACATCCCCGTTTCTCGAATCGTTAGATGCTCTCAGTCCGGGAGAAATCAACGATTTACTTGTCCGCATTTGCCAGACCCTAAAAGTCTCTGACCAGATTGTACAAACCACAGCTCTTGCCAGTCTCAGCGAAAGGGAAACTTGGTTTGTCAGCAGCAACGGCTCTGAGGTTTATCAAAAATTCATGTTTTTTGGCACTCATTACGGTGCTACTTCACAAGATGGGGCGATTGTCCAGCAACGTAGCAACAACGGCTGGCAAGCAAACTGTTACCAAGGCGGACTCGAACTTTTCCAAGAAGCGGACTTGGGGCTTCGGGTACAGCAAATTGGCGAACAAGCGATAGAACTGTTAACAGCAGAAGAATGCCCAAAAACGCGCACTCCTTTGGTCTTAGCCCCAGACCAGATGATGCTGCAAATCCACGAAAGCGTTGGGCATCCTGTAGAAATTGACCGCATTTTGGGAGATGAACGCAATTACGCCGGAGGTAGCTTTGTCAATAAGAGTGATTTCGGCACTTTGGTGTATGGTTCTCCTATGATGAATATTACCTTTGACCCCACCGTGCCTGGTGAATTTGCTAGCTATGGCTTTGATGATACAGGTGCTGTGGCAACGCGCGAGTATTTAATCAAAGAAGGTGTTCTCATGCGAGGTTTGGGCAGTCTGGAAAGCCAAGCAAGAGCAGGTGTACCAGGAGTCGCCTGTGCCCGTGCTTGCTCTTGGAATCGACCAGCCATCGACCGGATGGCGAACTTGAATTTAGAGCCAGGAGAAGCCTCGTTTGAGGAAATCATTGCTGGTCTAGAACACGGTGTTTACATGGAATCCAATCGTTCCTGGTCAATTGACGATCGCCGCTATAAATTTCAGTTTGGTTGCGAGTACGCTAAATTGATTGAAAACGGCAAACTTACCAAAACCCTCCGCAATCCCAACTATAGAGCCACGACTCCAGAGTTTTGGCACAGCTTAGTACAAGTAGGGAACTCATCGACTTGGGAAATGTATGGGACTCCTTATTGTGGTAAAGGAGAACCAAACCAAGCGATATGGGTAGGACATGGTTCACCCGTTTGTGTATTTGGTAATGTCGAAGTTTTTGGCGGCGGGAGTTGA